One Fibrobacterota bacterium genomic region harbors:
- a CDS encoding TIGR04282 family arsenosugar biosynthesis glycosyltransferase produces the protein MIAETSSDELLVFAKYPQAGNCKTRLARGMGTANALRVYQALLHHTLTVARALPCRKILMADPPSHAQDGADWAPGMDAYLPQAQGDLGTRLSAAFAASFDRGARKSVVIGCDCPQISKESIVSSFTALNDCDAVLGPTEDGGYYLLGLKEERPALFQSIPWSTGQVLEQTLNILKIHSLSYISLNAFSDVDTLADFERVRHLEPLKHLGIG, from the coding sequence GTGATTGCGGAAACCAGCTCCGACGAACTCCTCGTCTTCGCCAAGTATCCCCAGGCCGGGAATTGCAAAACGCGATTGGCGCGCGGCATGGGAACCGCGAACGCATTGCGTGTCTACCAGGCGCTGCTCCACCACACGCTCACGGTCGCCCGCGCCTTGCCCTGCCGCAAGATCCTCATGGCCGATCCGCCGTCCCATGCGCAAGACGGCGCCGACTGGGCGCCGGGAATGGATGCCTATCTACCGCAAGCGCAAGGAGATTTGGGAACCCGATTGAGCGCCGCTTTCGCCGCCAGCTTCGACCGCGGCGCGCGTAAATCCGTAGTCATCGGTTGTGACTGCCCGCAAATTTCGAAAGAATCCATAGTTTCCTCTTTTACCGCGCTCAATGATTGCGATGCCGTCCTTGGACCGACGGAAGACGGAGGTTACTATTTGCTCGGCTTGAAAGAAGAACGCCCGGCGCTTTTCCAAAGCATCCCTTGGAGCACGGGGCAAGTTCTGGAGCAAACCTTAAATATTCTAAAAATCCATTCTTTAAGTTACATTTCGCTTAACGCTTTTTCCGATGTCGATACCCTGGCAGACTTCGAGCGGGTAAGACACCTGGAACCACTCAAACATCTGGGAATAGGATAA
- the cobA gene encoding uroporphyrinogen-III C-methyltransferase: MSSDISSLTPSDEPSDGPSDEHSEPIPQSSRILYPLAVDLHGKPVLVVGAGSVAARKLAELLRCGADVTIVAPEISPAVERLASALRMEHRPFRPGDEGGKYLVFACSDDTSVNREIAAICRKANILCNVADAAQAGSFHVPGVLRQGNVTVTVGTGGAAPGLTRHLKRVLSQALGPEVADAAALLSGFRSRLRARGIPGAASILENLPYRALLEALKAGDRAQAETMLDQAVKSSGDPDSAGMDGQVERDREAGAPDAGRHPSGTVNVLPGVDLVGAGPGHPGLLTLLAADILRRAEVIIHDRLIPEEVLHLAPSDCRLIAAGKRGHFESTRQDEIEVRLVEHALAGKRVVRLKGGDPFVYGRGWEEVLALQAKGIPWRVIPGVSSTTAGPAWAGIPLTHRGVARSFAVMSGMAYSATNTEIPKADTIVLVMGLHRLAEIVPAFLAQGWEPGTPAAAIQNATLPDQRVCVSTLEGIREETSRLGFDSPTLLVIGKVAGLAPRGDALP; the protein is encoded by the coding sequence ATGTCTTCGGATATATCCTCGCTTACGCCTTCGGATGAACCTTCGGATGGGCCTTCGGATGAGCATTCGGAGCCGATCCCGCAATCCTCGCGCATACTTTATCCCCTCGCGGTGGATCTGCATGGGAAACCCGTCCTCGTGGTCGGGGCAGGTTCCGTGGCCGCGCGCAAGCTGGCCGAGCTATTGCGTTGCGGCGCGGACGTCACCATAGTGGCCCCGGAAATCTCGCCCGCTGTGGAGCGCCTGGCTTCGGCCCTCCGCATGGAGCACCGCCCGTTCCGTCCCGGCGACGAAGGCGGCAAATACCTCGTCTTCGCCTGCAGCGACGATACCTCGGTGAACCGGGAGATCGCCGCGATCTGCCGCAAGGCGAATATCCTCTGCAACGTGGCGGATGCGGCGCAAGCGGGGAGCTTCCACGTCCCGGGGGTCCTCCGGCAGGGTAACGTGACGGTTACCGTAGGGACCGGAGGGGCCGCTCCCGGCCTTACCCGGCACTTGAAACGAGTTCTCTCCCAGGCCCTGGGGCCGGAAGTGGCCGATGCCGCCGCCTTGCTTTCCGGTTTCCGTTCCCGATTACGCGCCCGGGGCATACCGGGAGCCGCATCGATACTGGAGAACCTTCCCTACCGGGCCCTTCTGGAAGCCCTGAAGGCCGGCGACCGGGCGCAGGCCGAAACCATGCTGGATCAAGCCGTGAAGTCGAGCGGGGATCCGGATTCGGCGGGGATGGACGGGCAGGTAGAGAGGGATCGAGAGGCAGGAGCGCCGGACGCCGGGCGACATCCTTCCGGCACGGTTAACGTCCTGCCCGGGGTCGACCTGGTGGGCGCGGGACCCGGCCATCCGGGCCTTTTGACTTTGTTGGCTGCGGACATCCTGCGCCGGGCCGAAGTCATCATTCATGATCGCTTGATCCCGGAAGAAGTCCTTCACCTCGCCCCGTCCGACTGCCGCCTGATCGCGGCGGGTAAGCGCGGGCATTTCGAATCCACCCGGCAAGATGAGATCGAAGTCCGCCTCGTGGAACATGCCCTCGCGGGGAAACGCGTGGTGCGTCTCAAGGGGGGCGACCCATTCGTATACGGCCGAGGCTGGGAAGAGGTGCTGGCATTGCAGGCCAAGGGTATTCCCTGGCGGGTGATCCCCGGCGTCAGCTCCACCACGGCGGGACCTGCCTGGGCCGGCATCCCCTTGACCCATCGGGGAGTGGCGCGCTCATTCGCGGTCATGTCCGGCATGGCGTATTCCGCCACCAATACCGAAATCCCAAAGGCCGATACCATCGTGCTGGTGATGGGCCTGCATCGGCTGGCCGAAATCGTACCCGCATTCCTCGCGCAAGGATGGGAACCCGGGACTCCGGCGGCTGCCATCCAGAACGCGACCCTCCCGGATCAACGCGTTTGCGTTTCCACCCTGGAGGGTATCCGGGAAGAGACGTCACGCCTGGGTTTC
- the gltB gene encoding glutamate synthase large subunit: MKAPGIPQNEGLYDSAYEHDACGVGFVVHIKGKKSHDIVAKGIQLLVNLEHRGAAGAERNSGDGAGIITQMPHAFFLKKCTELGIALPQPGEYGVGQLFLPKPEDQRKEIVKLFTRCVEESGQIVLGWRSVETNNSELGESVKRTEPAHWQVFIKRGKNAKDPEAFERKLYVIRKYAERVIRDSKLPGSETFYCGSLSYKTIVYKGLFLSPQVMTYFPDLSDESFESALALVHSRFSTNTFPTWPLAHPFRYIAHNGEINTLRGNENWMKSRETLLKSKLFTPDEIKKLLPIIDEKGSDSAKLDNVVELLVLSGRSLPHVMMMLIPEAWEKDPEMSPEKKAFYEYHGTLMEPWDGPASVAFTDGQMIGATLDRNGLRPSRYQLTEDDILVMASEAGVIEFPADKIKLKGRLQPGKMFVVSLEEGRIIPDDEIKMKVATRKPYAKWLAKNKIEIVNLKPPREIRQPDPETVMKRQKTFGYTLEDLRILMAPMVNSGEEALGSMGNDAPLAVLSDKSRNLFDYFHQLFAQVTNPPIDKDREEMVMSLTSFVGKEDNLLDETDKHCRVIELPQPVLTNDDLERLRWVDKNHFQARTIPIVFKASSGEDRLAKALERIRRQASEAIAEGYNVIVLSDKPIDSDHAAIPSLLAVAAVHHHLIREGTRSQCGIIIETGEAREVHHFALLLGYGASAINPYLAFETIEDMRRRKMLKDGLTSEKAQQLLIKSVNKGLLKVISKMGISTIQSYIGAQIFEAVGLSNDVVDEYFTGTVSRLGGIDLATLEEETLLRHRFAYPEIPEEETAELEVGGQYQWRQRGERHLFNPDTIHKLQHSARTNDYKLYKEFTKLVDDQTRNLYTIRGLLEFKDIQPIPLEYVESVESILKRFASGAMSYGSISWEAHTTMAIAMNRIGGKSNTGEGGEDASRFQPLPNGDSMRSAIKQVASGRFGVTSNYLVNADELQIKMAQGAKPGEGGQLPGWKVDKFIAKTRHSTPGVGLISPPPHHDIYSIEDLAQLIYDLKNSNDKARISVKLVAEVGVGTVAAGVAKAHSDVILISGHDGGTGASPLTSIKHAGLPWELGLSEAHQVLIKNGLRGRVVLQTDGQLRTGRDIAVAALLGAEEWGVATAGLVVLGCIMMRKCHLNTCPVGVATQDPDLRKLFNGEADHVVNYYRMLAQDLREHMAMLGFRTVNEMVGRVDKLAPKRDVKHWKAKQLDLNKLLFNMADTHKGMGTFCCERQDHGLEKALDWKLMEAAKDALEHGKPVRKEDFTIRNVNRTVGTILSSNISRRYGEDGLLEDTIWFKFKGSAGQSFGAFGAKGLTFVLEGEANDYFGKGLSGAKLILYPPLESKFIARENVIIGNVSFYGATGGEAYVRGMAGERFCVRNSGAKVVVESCGDHGCEYMTGGRAVVLGEIGRNFAAGMSGGIAYIWDPQGKMAARVNKEMVDLEEVTQAEEAIALKEMIEKHLEYTRSGSAKEILADWKHNAAKFLKVMPRDFKRAMADLAVEKAAGHAAPTEGVGAPGASGAVAEDLVSPIVTPKAKV; the protein is encoded by the coding sequence ATGAAGGCTCCAGGAATTCCCCAGAATGAAGGCTTGTACGATAGCGCGTACGAGCATGATGCCTGCGGCGTGGGATTCGTCGTCCATATCAAGGGAAAGAAGTCCCACGACATCGTGGCCAAGGGCATCCAGCTCCTGGTCAACCTCGAGCATCGCGGCGCCGCCGGCGCCGAACGCAATTCCGGCGACGGCGCGGGAATCATCACCCAGATGCCACATGCCTTCTTCCTCAAGAAATGCACCGAGCTGGGCATCGCCTTGCCGCAGCCGGGCGAGTACGGCGTGGGCCAACTGTTCCTGCCCAAGCCCGAAGATCAACGCAAGGAGATCGTCAAGCTCTTCACCCGTTGCGTGGAAGAGAGCGGCCAGATCGTCCTGGGCTGGCGCAGCGTGGAGACCAACAATTCCGAACTGGGCGAGTCGGTCAAGCGCACCGAGCCCGCCCATTGGCAGGTCTTCATCAAGCGCGGCAAGAACGCCAAGGATCCGGAAGCCTTCGAGCGCAAGCTGTACGTCATCCGCAAGTACGCCGAACGCGTGATCCGCGATTCCAAGCTGCCGGGCAGCGAAACCTTTTACTGCGGCTCGCTCTCGTACAAGACCATCGTTTACAAAGGCCTGTTCCTCTCGCCCCAGGTGATGACCTATTTCCCCGATCTATCGGATGAGAGCTTCGAATCGGCCCTGGCCCTGGTGCACAGCCGCTTTTCGACCAACACTTTTCCGACCTGGCCTTTGGCCCATCCGTTCCGCTACATCGCCCACAACGGCGAAATCAACACCCTGCGCGGCAACGAGAACTGGATGAAGTCGCGCGAGACCTTGCTCAAGAGCAAGCTGTTCACGCCGGACGAGATCAAGAAACTGCTCCCCATCATCGATGAGAAGGGTTCGGATTCGGCCAAGCTCGACAACGTGGTGGAACTCCTGGTCCTGTCGGGCCGGTCCTTGCCCCATGTCATGATGATGCTCATTCCCGAAGCCTGGGAAAAGGATCCGGAGATGAGCCCGGAGAAGAAGGCCTTCTACGAATACCATGGCACCTTGATGGAACCGTGGGACGGCCCCGCTTCGGTGGCCTTCACCGACGGCCAGATGATTGGCGCCACCCTGGATCGCAACGGCCTGCGGCCTTCGCGCTACCAGTTGACCGAGGACGACATCCTGGTGATGGCCTCGGAAGCGGGCGTGATCGAATTCCCGGCCGACAAGATCAAGCTGAAGGGCCGCCTCCAACCCGGCAAGATGTTCGTGGTTTCCCTCGAGGAAGGCCGCATCATCCCCGACGACGAAATCAAGATGAAGGTCGCGACACGCAAGCCTTACGCCAAGTGGCTGGCCAAGAACAAGATCGAAATCGTGAACCTCAAGCCGCCCCGCGAAATCCGCCAACCGGATCCCGAGACGGTCATGAAGCGCCAGAAGACCTTCGGCTATACGCTGGAAGATCTGCGCATCCTGATGGCCCCCATGGTGAACAGCGGGGAAGAGGCGCTGGGATCGATGGGCAACGACGCGCCCTTGGCCGTGCTCTCGGACAAGTCGCGCAACCTGTTCGATTATTTCCATCAGCTCTTCGCCCAGGTGACCAACCCGCCGATCGACAAGGATCGCGAGGAGATGGTCATGTCCCTGACCTCCTTCGTGGGTAAGGAAGACAACCTGCTGGACGAGACGGACAAGCATTGCCGCGTCATCGAATTGCCCCAGCCGGTCCTGACCAACGACGATCTGGAACGCCTGCGCTGGGTGGACAAGAACCATTTCCAGGCCCGCACCATCCCCATCGTCTTCAAGGCTTCCTCCGGGGAAGACCGTTTGGCCAAGGCCCTGGAACGGATCCGCCGCCAGGCCTCCGAAGCCATCGCCGAAGGCTATAACGTCATCGTGCTTTCGGACAAGCCCATCGATTCGGACCATGCGGCCATCCCGTCGCTGCTGGCCGTCGCGGCCGTGCATCATCATCTGATCCGCGAGGGCACGCGCTCGCAATGCGGCATCATCATCGAGACCGGGGAAGCCCGCGAGGTCCATCATTTCGCCCTCTTGCTGGGCTACGGCGCCAGCGCCATCAATCCTTACCTGGCCTTCGAGACCATCGAGGACATGCGCCGCCGCAAGATGCTGAAGGACGGCCTGACTTCGGAGAAGGCCCAGCAGCTCCTGATCAAATCGGTCAACAAGGGTCTGCTCAAGGTCATCTCCAAGATGGGCATCTCCACCATCCAGTCGTATATCGGCGCGCAGATCTTCGAAGCCGTCGGCCTTTCGAACGACGTGGTGGACGAATACTTCACCGGCACGGTTTCGCGCCTGGGAGGCATCGATCTGGCCACCTTGGAAGAGGAAACCTTGCTCCGCCATCGTTTCGCCTATCCGGAAATCCCGGAAGAGGAAACGGCCGAACTCGAAGTGGGCGGCCAGTACCAATGGCGCCAGCGCGGCGAGCGCCACCTCTTCAATCCGGATACCATCCACAAGCTGCAGCACAGCGCGCGGACCAACGATTACAAGCTCTACAAGGAGTTCACCAAGCTGGTGGACGACCAGACCCGCAATCTCTACACCATCCGCGGCCTGCTGGAGTTCAAGGACATACAGCCCATTCCGCTCGAATACGTCGAGTCGGTGGAGTCCATCCTGAAGCGATTCGCCTCCGGCGCCATGTCGTACGGGTCGATTTCCTGGGAAGCGCATACCACCATGGCCATCGCCATGAACCGCATCGGCGGGAAGAGCAATACGGGCGAAGGCGGCGAGGACGCTTCCCGTTTCCAACCGCTCCCCAATGGGGACAGCATGCGTTCGGCCATCAAGCAAGTGGCTTCGGGCCGCTTCGGGGTGACCAGCAATTACCTGGTCAACGCCGACGAGTTGCAGATCAAGATGGCGCAGGGAGCGAAGCCCGGCGAGGGCGGGCAATTGCCCGGCTGGAAGGTGGACAAGTTCATCGCCAAGACCCGGCATTCGACTCCCGGCGTGGGCCTCATCTCGCCTCCGCCACATCACGATATCTATTCCATCGAGGATCTCGCCCAGCTGATCTACGATCTGAAGAACAGCAACGATAAGGCCCGTATCAGCGTGAAGCTGGTGGCCGAAGTCGGCGTGGGCACGGTGGCCGCGGGCGTGGCCAAGGCCCATTCCGATGTCATCCTTATCTCCGGCCATGACGGCGGTACGGGCGCTTCGCCCCTCACGTCGATCAAGCATGCGGGCCTGCCCTGGGAACTCGGCCTGTCCGAAGCGCATCAGGTATTGATCAAGAACGGCCTGCGCGGCCGCGTGGTCTTGCAGACCGACGGCCAATTGCGCACCGGACGCGATATCGCCGTGGCCGCCTTATTGGGCGCGGAGGAATGGGGCGTGGCGACCGCGGGCCTGGTGGTGCTGGGCTGCATCATGATGCGCAAGTGCCATCTTAATACCTGTCCCGTGGGCGTAGCCACCCAGGACCCGGACCTGCGCAAGCTGTTCAACGGCGAGGCGGATCACGTGGTGAACTATTACCGCATGCTGGCCCAGGATCTGCGCGAGCATATGGCCATGCTGGGCTTCCGCACCGTCAACGAGATGGTGGGCCGCGTGGACAAGCTGGCGCCTAAGCGTGACGTCAAGCATTGGAAGGCCAAACAACTCGATCTGAATAAGTTGCTCTTCAACATGGCCGATACCCATAAAGGCATGGGGACCTTCTGCTGCGAGCGGCAGGATCATGGTTTGGAAAAGGCTCTCGACTGGAAGCTGATGGAAGCCGCCAAGGACGCGCTCGAGCATGGCAAGCCGGTCCGGAAAGAGGACTTCACCATCCGTAACGTCAACCGCACGGTGGGGACCATACTCTCCTCCAACATTTCGCGCCGGTACGGCGAGGATGGCCTGCTGGAAGACACCATCTGGTTCAAGTTCAAGGGTTCGGCGGGGCAGTCCTTCGGCGCTTTCGGGGCCAAGGGCCTGACCTTCGTACTGGAAGGCGAAGCCAACGATTATTTCGGCAAGGGATTATCGGGCGCCAAGCTCATCTTGTACCCGCCCCTGGAAAGCAAGTTCATCGCCCGCGAGAACGTCATCATCGGCAACGTGAGCTTCTACGGGGCCACCGGCGGCGAGGCCTACGTGCGCGGCATGGCGGGCGAGCGTTTTTGCGTGCGTAACTCCGGCGCCAAGGTGGTGGTGGAAAGCTGCGGCGACCACGGTTGCGAATACATGACCGGCGGGCGCGCGGTGGTGCTGGGCGAAATCGGCCGCAACTTCGCGGCCGGCATGAGCGGGGGCATCGCCTATATCTGGGATCCCCAGGGCAAGATGGCCGCTCGCGTCAATAAGGAAATGGTGGATTTGGAAGAGGTGACCCAGGCCGAAGAGGCCATCGCCCTGAAGGAAATGATCGAAAAGCATCTGGAATACACGCGAAGCGGATCGGCCAAGGAAATCCTGGCGGACTGGAAGCACAATGCCGCCAAGTTCCTGAAGGTGATGCCGCGCGATTTCAAACGGGCCATGGCCGATCTGGCCGTGGAGAAGGCGGCCGGGCATGCGGCCCCGACCGAAGGCGTGGGGGCCCCCGGGGCCTCGGGCGCCGTCGCCGAGGATTTGGTTTCGCCGATCGTGACTCCGAAAGCGAAGGTATAA
- a CDS encoding glycosyltransferase family 2 protein produces MPSPIIYAMFGLYAIASVGLFTYGINCYWLLALFLKNKRKEVVHDKRKLRRYYAESGMDRMPKVTTQLPVYNEANVVERLIRAVCAMEYPKDKHEIQVLDDSTDGSEEISARMVAEMRAQGHDIKLIHRTNRHDYKAGALNEGMQVCSGDFIAIFDADFVPPTDYLMRCVPFLVMDEEIGLVQARWGHLNSQESSLTLAQSIGIDGHFVIEQSARSWGRLFMNFNGTAGIWRKSAIETSGGWQGDTLTEDMDLSYRAQLHGWRMKFLYDVVVPAELPSDINAFKSQQFRWAKGSIQTAVKLLPQVLRANVSWRVKLQSVLHTTHYAIHPLMLLTAILALPLLFWFPFKVGTVAFSGLCVLILISSLAPSILYLVAQRVSRKNWKSRILSLPTLMALGVGVALNNTRAVLSALSGRKGAFIRTPKAGDKQVHVYKSKFPYASVVELSLAAYCFTGFYQYTSAEKYLVGPFLGLYAVGFLVVGTMSLTHYLRKFYLVKFATVPALQEA; encoded by the coding sequence ATGCCCTCACCGATCATCTACGCCATGTTTGGCCTGTATGCCATAGCCTCCGTGGGGCTATTCACCTATGGCATCAATTGTTACTGGCTGTTGGCGCTATTCCTGAAGAATAAGCGGAAGGAAGTGGTCCACGATAAGCGCAAGCTTCGTCGCTATTATGCCGAAAGCGGCATGGACCGCATGCCGAAGGTCACCACCCAATTGCCGGTTTACAACGAGGCCAATGTCGTGGAACGCCTGATTCGGGCGGTATGCGCCATGGAGTACCCCAAGGACAAGCATGAAATCCAGGTCCTGGATGATTCGACCGACGGGTCGGAAGAGATTTCGGCCCGCATGGTGGCCGAAATGCGCGCACAGGGCCACGATATCAAGCTTATCCACCGCACCAACCGCCATGACTACAAGGCCGGCGCGTTGAACGAGGGCATGCAGGTATGCAGCGGCGATTTCATCGCCATCTTCGATGCCGATTTCGTCCCGCCCACCGATTACCTCATGCGTTGCGTGCCCTTCCTGGTCATGGATGAGGAAATCGGCCTGGTGCAAGCCCGCTGGGGCCATCTCAACTCCCAAGAGTCCTCCCTCACCTTGGCGCAAAGCATCGGCATCGACGGGCATTTCGTGATCGAGCAATCGGCGCGCTCCTGGGGACGGCTGTTCATGAACTTCAACGGCACCGCCGGGATCTGGCGCAAGAGCGCCATCGAGACCTCGGGCGGATGGCAGGGCGATACCCTCACCGAGGACATGGATCTCTCCTATCGCGCGCAATTGCATGGCTGGCGCATGAAATTCCTCTACGACGTGGTCGTGCCCGCCGAGCTCCCTTCCGACATCAACGCCTTCAAGTCACAGCAATTCCGTTGGGCCAAGGGCTCCATCCAGACCGCGGTGAAGCTGTTGCCGCAAGTGCTCCGCGCCAATGTTTCCTGGCGCGTCAAGCTGCAAAGCGTTCTGCATACGACGCACTACGCCATCCATCCCCTGATGCTTTTGACCGCCATCCTGGCGCTGCCGTTGCTGTTCTGGTTCCCCTTCAAGGTCGGCACCGTGGCCTTCTCGGGACTGTGCGTCTTGATCCTCATCTCCTCCCTGGCCCCGTCCATCCTGTATTTGGTGGCTCAGCGCGTCTCCCGGAAGAATTGGAAGAGCCGAATCCTTTCCTTGCCCACCTTGATGGCCTTGGGCGTGGGCGTGGCCCTCAATAATACGCGCGCTGTCCTTTCGGCCCTGTCCGGCCGCAAGGGAGCTTTCATTCGCACTCCTAAGGCGGGGGATAAGCAGGTGCACGTTTACAAGTCGAAGTTCCCCTATGCCTCGGTGGTGGAATTGTCCCTCGCCGCGTATTGCTTCACGGGTTTTTACCAGTACACCTCTGCCGAGAAGTACCTGGTCGGGCCTTTCCTGGGCCTGTACGCCGTCGGCTTCCTGGTCGTAGGCACCATGTCCTTGACCCATTACCTGCGCAAGTTCTACCTGGTCAAGTTCGCGACCGTCCCGGCCCTGCAAGAAGCCTAA
- a CDS encoding YqgE/AlgH family protein, with the protein MATESSAAGARDEFDATEHVARLKPGVVLLARDMSDPNFNSTVVLVCQHGAEGSYGLVLNRPSHMPLSEVFDKPPVWAGDASRKQRIYIGGPVQPEELQILQVTTEPVPGSYQVAPEVFLGGYWGDLKDIIELDPRTIRLFLGYSGWGADQLAREVQAEAWEVWSVDVKRLLLGPEDAWAGGIGQIKSFLSTLR; encoded by the coding sequence ATGGCCACCGAGTCCTCCGCCGCCGGCGCACGCGATGAGTTCGATGCGACGGAGCACGTCGCCCGGCTCAAGCCCGGAGTGGTGCTCCTCGCGCGGGACATGTCCGATCCCAATTTCAATTCCACCGTCGTGCTCGTCTGCCAGCATGGCGCGGAAGGGTCGTACGGCCTGGTGCTCAATCGGCCCTCGCATATGCCTCTCTCCGAGGTGTTCGATAAGCCTCCCGTCTGGGCCGGCGATGCCTCCCGCAAGCAGCGCATCTACATAGGCGGGCCGGTGCAGCCCGAGGAATTGCAGATCCTGCAAGTCACCACCGAACCCGTTCCCGGCTCGTACCAGGTGGCGCCCGAAGTTTTTCTGGGCGGATATTGGGGCGATCTCAAGGACATCATCGAGCTCGATCCCCGGACCATCCGGTTGTTCCTCGGGTACTCGGGTTGGGGCGCGGACCAACTCGCCCGCGAGGTGCAGGCGGAAGCCTGGGAAGTGTGGAGCGTGGACGTGAAGCGGTTGCTGCTGGGGCCCGAGGACGCCTGGGCCGGCGGCATCGGGCAGATCAAATCCTTCCTGTCGACCCTGCGATAG
- a CDS encoding glycosyltransferase produces the protein MKVVVIIPALNEELAIAKVLAAIPAVAAQVIVVDNGSTDGTAAVARNAGATVVAEGRRGYGAACLGGIAALPVDTEVAVFLDGDFSDDPREMDRLLEPLRSGRADLAIGSRTLGQSEPGALLPVARFGNWLTTRLVRLGWGVAYTDLGPFRAIRMDALRKLGMEDRDFGWTIEMQVKAAALGLRIEEVPVSYRKRIGKSKISGTVLGSWRAGKKILWVVGREYLRGRLRREGRKAAS, from the coding sequence ATGAAAGTAGTAGTGATCATCCCGGCCCTGAATGAAGAGCTGGCCATCGCCAAGGTGCTAGCCGCCATTCCCGCCGTTGCGGCCCAGGTGATCGTGGTGGACAACGGCAGCACCGACGGGACCGCCGCCGTCGCACGTAACGCGGGCGCTACGGTGGTGGCCGAGGGCCGCCGCGGGTACGGGGCGGCATGCCTGGGCGGGATCGCCGCCTTGCCCGTGGATACCGAGGTTGCGGTTTTCCTGGACGGGGACTTCAGCGACGATCCGCGGGAAATGGATCGCCTGTTGGAGCCCCTCCGGTCGGGCCGGGCGGATTTGGCGATCGGATCGCGGACGCTCGGCCAAAGCGAACCGGGAGCCCTATTGCCGGTGGCGCGCTTCGGGAATTGGCTGACGACGCGCCTGGTGCGCTTGGGTTGGGGCGTGGCCTATACCGATCTAGGCCCCTTCCGGGCCATCCGCATGGACGCCTTGCGAAAGCTGGGAATGGAGGACCGCGATTTCGGTTGGACCATCGAGATGCAAGTGAAGGCGGCCGCCCTGGGACTGCGCATCGAAGAGGTCCCGGTTTCTTACCGCAAGCGGATCGGAAAGTCGAAGATTTCGGGAACGGTGTTAGGCAGCTGGCGGGCGGGAAAGAAAATCCTCTGGGTCGTCGGGAGGGAATACCTGCGCGGACGGTTACGACGGGAAGGCCGGAAAGCCGCCTCCTGA